From the Rhodoferax sp. WC2427 genome, one window contains:
- a CDS encoding ParA family protein has product MAQVFCVANQKGGVGKTTTTVNLAAGLAKVGQRVLMIDLDPQGNATMGSGVDKRTLELTVYDVLLESSSIAEARVQADKCGYDVLGSSRELSGAEVELVTMERREKRLQAAIAKVSAEYDFVLIDCPPSLSMLTLNGLCAANGVIVPMQCEYFALEGLTDLVNTIKQVHANLNKDLQIIGLLRVMFDPRITLQQQVSEQLKAHFADKVFNTVIPRNVRLAEAPSYGLPGMVFDPNAKGSLAYIEFAQEMVDRIKA; this is encoded by the coding sequence ATGGCCCAAGTATTCTGTGTTGCCAACCAAAAGGGCGGCGTTGGCAAAACCACCACCACCGTGAACCTGGCCGCCGGTCTGGCCAAGGTGGGGCAGCGCGTGCTGATGATCGACCTGGACCCGCAGGGCAACGCCACCATGGGCTCGGGCGTAGACAAGCGCACGCTGGAGCTCACCGTGTACGACGTGCTGCTCGAATCCAGCAGCATCGCCGAAGCCCGCGTGCAGGCCGACAAATGCGGCTACGACGTGCTCGGCTCCAGCCGCGAACTCAGCGGTGCCGAGGTGGAGCTGGTGACCATGGAGCGCCGTGAAAAGCGCCTGCAGGCCGCCATCGCCAAGGTCTCGGCCGAGTACGACTTTGTGCTGATCGATTGCCCACCCAGTTTGTCGATGCTGACGCTCAACGGCCTGTGCGCCGCCAATGGCGTGATCGTGCCCATGCAGTGCGAGTACTTTGCGCTGGAGGGCCTGACCGACCTGGTCAACACCATCAAGCAGGTGCACGCCAACCTGAACAAAGACCTGCAAATCATCGGCCTGCTGCGCGTGATGTTCGACCCCCGCATCACCCTGCAGCAGCAGGTGAGCGAGCAGCTCAAGGCCCACTTTGCCGACAAGGTGTTCAACACCGTGATCCCGCGCAACGTGCGCCTGGCCGAAGCGCCCAGCTACGGCCTGCCCGGCATGGTGTTTGACCCCAACGCCAAGGGCAGCCTGGCTTACATCGAATTCGCCCAGGAAATGGTGGACCGAATCAAGGCCTGA
- a CDS encoding RBBP9/YdeN family alpha/beta hydrolase: MLLLPGWQDSGPGHWQTLWETQFGDLRVTQHDWMQPLRGDWITRLEEVVQEQDGPVWLAAHSLGCHLVAAWAAVSRSTGKVQGALLAAPPDVAQADFPPQLHRWATPVLDALPFASALVASTDDPYCSLAAAEQYARHWGAALHNIGPRGHINSESGLGDWPQGRALLLSQK; this comes from the coding sequence GTGCTCCTCCTTCCTGGCTGGCAAGATTCCGGCCCCGGCCACTGGCAAACCCTGTGGGAAACCCAGTTTGGCGACCTGCGCGTGACCCAGCACGACTGGATGCAGCCGCTGCGGGGCGACTGGATCACCCGCCTGGAAGAGGTGGTGCAAGAGCAGGATGGCCCTGTGTGGCTGGCCGCGCACAGCCTGGGCTGCCATTTGGTGGCGGCGTGGGCGGCGGTGTCGCGCAGCACCGGCAAGGTGCAGGGGGCCTTGCTGGCCGCTCCGCCCGATGTGGCGCAGGCGGATTTTCCGCCGCAGCTGCACCGCTGGGCCACGCCGGTGCTGGACGCCTTGCCGTTTGCATCGGCTCTGGTGGCCTCCACCGACGACCCGTATTGCAGCCTGGCCGCTGCCGAACAGTACGCCCGGCACTGGGGCGCGGCACTGCACAACATTGGCCCGCGCGGCCACATCAATTCCGAATCCGGCCTGGGCGACTGGCCGCAGGGCAGGGCCCTTTTACTGAGTCAAAAATAG
- a CDS encoding ParB/RepB/Spo0J family partition protein, whose product MATPKRKGLGMGLDALLGPKVVDPTPLETGLPTVLLLSDLVPGQYQPRTRMDEGALYELAESIKAQGIMQPILVRQLAAGDNAGQYEIIAGERRFRAARIAGLDRVPVLVRDVPDESAAAMALIENIQREDLNPLEEAQGLQRLVKEFGLTHEQAAQAVGRSRSAASNLLRLLNLADPVQTMLMAGDLDMGHARALLALDRATQISAGSQIAAKKMSVREAEGLVKKLSAEFSLTPSPKAAKEKSRDLKRVEEELSDLLMADVDIRVKKRVKRHGKFEEMGEVIVQFGSLDELNGLVEKLTRSAAH is encoded by the coding sequence ATGGCAACCCCCAAACGCAAAGGCCTCGGCATGGGCCTGGATGCCCTGCTCGGCCCCAAGGTCGTCGATCCCACGCCGCTGGAAACCGGTTTGCCCACGGTCTTGCTGCTGAGTGACCTGGTGCCCGGCCAGTACCAGCCGCGCACCCGCATGGACGAGGGCGCGCTGTACGAGCTGGCCGAGAGCATCAAGGCCCAGGGCATCATGCAGCCCATCCTGGTGCGCCAGCTGGCCGCCGGGGACAACGCAGGCCAGTACGAAATCATCGCTGGCGAGCGCCGTTTCCGCGCCGCCCGCATAGCAGGGCTGGACCGCGTGCCGGTGCTGGTGCGCGACGTGCCGGACGAATCCGCAGCGGCCATGGCCCTGATCGAAAACATCCAGCGCGAAGACCTGAACCCGCTGGAAGAAGCGCAAGGCCTGCAGCGCCTGGTGAAAGAATTTGGCCTGACGCACGAGCAGGCCGCGCAGGCCGTGGGCCGCTCGCGCAGCGCTGCCAGCAACCTGCTGCGCCTGCTGAACCTGGCCGATCCGGTGCAGACCATGCTGATGGCGGGCGACCTGGACATGGGCCACGCCCGCGCCCTGCTGGCGCTCGACCGGGCCACCCAGATCAGCGCGGGCAGCCAGATCGCCGCCAAGAAAATGTCGGTGCGCGAGGCCGAGGGCCTGGTCAAAAAGCTCAGCGCCGAGTTCTCGCTCACGCCCTCGCCCAAGGCCGCCAAAGAGAAGTCGCGCGACCTGAAGCGGGTGGAAGAAGAGCTGTCCGACCTGCTCATGGCCGACGTGGACATCCGCGTCAAAAAGCGCGTCAAACGCCACGGCAAGTTTGAGGAAATGGGCGAAGTAATCGTGCAGTTCGGCTCGCTGGACGAGTTGAACGGCCTGGTCGAAAAGCTCACGCGCAGCGCGGCCCATTAA
- a CDS encoding trans-aconitate 2-methyltransferase, with the protein MLRWPLPALLAWGGAWALFTTLLQLGLPGIAALLLATGAGAACSLLGATWWRRGLIAAGFPLSLALSGTVALPAWAWLLPLALLLLVYPLNAWRDAPLFPTPTRALQGLAAAIPLAEGALVLDAGCGLGHGLQALRRAYPQARLHGLEWSWPLRAVCALRCPWARVRQGDIWRADWAPYALVYLFQRPESMARALAKARAQMAPGAWLVSLEFEVEGVLPTGRLQAPDGRAVWLYRM; encoded by the coding sequence ATGCTGCGCTGGCCCCTGCCCGCGTTGCTTGCCTGGGGCGGTGCCTGGGCGCTGTTCACCACGCTGCTGCAGCTCGGCCTGCCCGGCATCGCTGCGCTGCTGCTGGCCACGGGCGCCGGGGCAGCCTGCAGCCTGCTGGGGGCGACCTGGTGGCGGCGCGGGTTGATCGCGGCGGGCTTTCCGCTGTCGCTGGCCTTGTCCGGTACGGTGGCGCTGCCCGCCTGGGCCTGGCTGCTACCGCTGGCCTTGCTGCTGCTGGTCTACCCGCTGAACGCCTGGCGCGATGCCCCGCTATTCCCCACGCCCACCCGCGCACTACAAGGCCTGGCGGCGGCCATTCCTTTGGCCGAGGGTGCGCTGGTGCTGGATGCCGGCTGCGGCCTGGGCCACGGCCTGCAGGCGCTGCGCCGGGCCTACCCGCAGGCCCGCCTGCACGGCCTGGAGTGGAGCTGGCCGCTGCGGGCGGTGTGCGCCCTGCGCTGCCCCTGGGCGCGCGTGCGCCAGGGCGACATCTGGCGTGCCGACTGGGCCCCTTACGCGCTGGTCTACCTGTTCCAGCGCCCCGAAAGCATGGCCCGGGCCCTGGCCAAGGCCCGGGCGCAGATGGCACCGGGCGCGTGGCTGGTGAGTCTGGAATTTGAAGTGGAGGGCGTGCTGCCCACCGGGCGGCTGCAGGCACCGGACGGGCGGGCGGTGTGGTTGTACCGGATGTAG
- a CDS encoding CsgG/HfaB family protein: MPILKISLVAACSLALLAGCETTDMKMGAPEAKTVATGGAGGATATNENTQLEKCPSALGTVSLIENEQAGWYTILRNEYRLPPTANLLRLMIQQSNCFIVVERSAAGMNAMSRERALMGSGEMRQGSNFGKGQVVSSDYGLSPEVIFNQNTGGAAASIGGLFGNAGRVLGAVAGSTATREASVMLTMIDNRSSVQVAASEGSASKTDWGGMGALFGASGGGAAGAYNSTPQGKVIAAAFMDAYNNMVRSVRNYKAQTVQGQGLGGGGKLGVDGGAAPSQTSAPGAAKPPIRKKVVPAN; the protein is encoded by the coding sequence ATGCCAATCCTCAAAATTTCACTCGTTGCCGCATGCTCCCTGGCTTTATTGGCGGGTTGTGAAACCACCGATATGAAAATGGGGGCGCCTGAAGCCAAGACGGTTGCCACCGGCGGCGCGGGCGGTGCCACCGCCACCAATGAAAACACGCAGCTGGAAAAATGCCCCTCCGCCCTGGGCACGGTGTCGCTGATCGAGAACGAGCAGGCCGGCTGGTACACCATTTTGCGCAACGAATACCGCCTGCCGCCCACCGCCAACCTGCTGCGCCTGATGATCCAGCAGTCCAACTGCTTCATCGTGGTGGAGCGCAGCGCCGCAGGCATGAACGCCATGAGCCGCGAACGGGCGCTGATGGGTTCGGGCGAGATGCGCCAGGGCAGCAACTTCGGCAAGGGCCAGGTGGTGTCGTCCGACTACGGCCTGTCGCCTGAAGTCATCTTCAACCAGAACACCGGCGGTGCGGCTGCCAGCATCGGCGGGCTGTTCGGCAATGCCGGGCGGGTGCTGGGCGCAGTGGCCGGGTCGACCGCCACCCGCGAAGCCAGCGTCATGCTGACCATGATCGACAACCGCTCCAGCGTGCAGGTGGCGGCATCGGAAGGCAGCGCTTCTAAAACCGACTGGGGCGGCATGGGTGCCTTGTTTGGCGCCTCGGGCGGCGGTGCGGCGGGTGCCTACAACAGCACCCCGCAGGGCAAGGTGATTGCGGCGGCCTTCATGGACGCCTACAACAACATGGTCCGCTCGGTACGCAACTACAAAGCCCAGACCGTGCAAGGCCAGGGCCTGGGCGGCGGCGGCAAGCTGGGGGTCGACGGCGGCGCGGCCCCGTCGCAAACCTCGGCACCGGGGGCGGCCAAACCGCCTATCCGCAAAAAGGTCGTTCCGGCGAATTGA
- a CDS encoding FAD-binding oxidoreductase, with translation MLAPTLAIRPIPAVLADALQSRFGAQFSVAMAVREHHGRDESAFSVPPPAAVVFAESTADVADTVRLAAVHAVPVIPFGVGSSLEGHLLAVQGGISLDVGRMNAILSIDADDLTVTVQPGVTRKQLNEAIKHTGLFFPIDPGADATIGGMCATRASGTNAVRYGTMRENVLALEVVTASGETIRTGTRAKKSSAGYDLTRLMVGSEGTLGVITEITLKIYPLPEAISAAICSFPSIEAAVRTTIQVIQLGVPIARVELIDANTVRMVNAYAKLGLREEPMLLMEFHGSPTGVKEQAELVQEIASDHGGQAFAWASTPEERTRLWTARHNAYFAAVQSRPGCKAISTDTCVPISRLADCLLDSVAEADASGIPYFLVGHVGDGNFHFGYLIDPDSADERTRAEALNDALVARALRLDGTCSGEHGIGLHKMEFLVAEAGEGAVAMMRAIKQALDPLNIMNPGKIFKIHA, from the coding sequence ATGCTCGCTCCAACCCTCGCCATCCGCCCCATCCCCGCCGTATTGGCGGATGCCCTGCAGTCCCGCTTCGGCGCGCAGTTCTCGGTCGCCATGGCGGTGCGCGAACACCATGGGCGCGACGAGTCGGCGTTCTCGGTGCCGCCGCCCGCCGCCGTGGTGTTTGCCGAAAGCACCGCCGACGTGGCCGATACGGTAAGGCTGGCCGCCGTCCACGCGGTGCCGGTGATCCCCTTCGGCGTGGGCTCGTCGCTGGAGGGGCATTTGCTGGCCGTGCAAGGCGGCATCAGCCTGGACGTGGGCCGCATGAACGCCATCCTCAGCATCGATGCCGACGACCTCACCGTCACCGTGCAGCCCGGCGTGACGCGCAAGCAGCTCAACGAGGCCATCAAACACACGGGCCTGTTCTTCCCCATCGACCCTGGCGCAGACGCCACCATCGGCGGCATGTGCGCCACCCGCGCCAGCGGCACCAACGCCGTGCGCTACGGCACCATGCGCGAAAACGTGCTGGCGCTGGAGGTGGTCACCGCCAGCGGCGAAACCATCCGCACCGGCACCCGCGCCAAAAAGTCCAGCGCGGGCTACGACCTGACGCGGCTGATGGTGGGCAGCGAGGGCACGCTGGGCGTGATCACCGAAATCACCCTCAAGATCTACCCCCTGCCCGAGGCCATCTCGGCGGCCATCTGCTCCTTCCCCAGCATCGAAGCCGCCGTGCGCACCACCATCCAGGTGATCCAGCTGGGCGTACCCATCGCCCGGGTGGAGCTGATCGACGCCAACACCGTGCGCATGGTCAACGCCTACGCCAAACTGGGCCTGCGCGAGGAACCCATGCTGTTGATGGAGTTCCACGGCTCGCCCACCGGTGTCAAAGAACAGGCCGAGCTGGTGCAAGAAATTGCCTCTGACCATGGCGGCCAGGCATTCGCGTGGGCCAGCACGCCCGAGGAGCGCACCCGCCTGTGGACCGCGCGGCACAACGCCTACTTTGCCGCCGTGCAGTCGCGCCCCGGCTGCAAAGCCATTTCCACCGACACCTGCGTGCCCATCTCGCGCCTGGCCGACTGCCTGCTGGACTCGGTGGCCGAGGCAGATGCGTCCGGCATCCCCTACTTTCTGGTCGGCCACGTGGGCGACGGCAACTTCCACTTTGGCTATTTGATCGACCCCGACAGCGCCGACGAGCGTACCCGCGCCGAGGCCCTCAACGACGCCCTGGTGGCCCGCGCCCTGCGCCTGGACGGCACCTGCAGCGGCGAACACGGCATCGGCCTGCACAAGATGGAGTTCCTGGTGGCCGAGGCCGGGGAAGGTGCCGTGGCCATGATGCGCGCCATCAAGCAGGCGCTGGACCCGCTAAACATCATGAACCCCGGCAAGATCTTCAAAATTCATGCATGA
- a CDS encoding cob(I)yrinic acid a,c-diamide adenosyltransferase — protein sequence MANRLTQIATRTGDNGTTGLGDNTRVSKNSLRVHAMGDVDELNSHIGLLLCEPLPEGVRDLLVEVQHQLFNLGGELSIPGFELLKPEAVLALDQALAEHNATLPRLAEFILPAGTRAASQAHICRTVARRAERTVVALEQQDALKDTPRHYLNRLSDLLFVLARVLNRVDGGDDVYWKSERMARNA from the coding sequence ATGGCCAACCGCCTGACACAGATCGCCACCCGTACCGGCGACAACGGCACCACCGGCCTGGGCGACAACACCCGGGTCTCCAAAAACAGCCTGCGTGTGCACGCCATGGGCGATGTGGACGAGCTCAACAGCCACATCGGCCTGCTGCTGTGCGAGCCCCTGCCCGAGGGCGTGCGCGACCTGCTGGTGGAGGTGCAGCACCAGCTGTTTAACCTGGGCGGCGAGCTGTCCATCCCAGGCTTCGAGCTGCTCAAGCCCGAGGCTGTGCTGGCCCTGGACCAGGCTCTGGCCGAGCACAACGCCACGCTGCCGCGGCTGGCCGAATTCATCCTGCCCGCAGGCACCCGCGCCGCGTCGCAGGCCCACATCTGCCGCACCGTGGCCCGCCGCGCCGAACGCACCGTGGTGGCGCTGGAGCAGCAAGACGCGCTGAAAGACACGCCCCGGCACTACCTGAACCGGCTGAGCGATTTGCTGTTTGTGCTGGCCCGGGTGCTGAACCGCGTGGATGGCGGCGACGACGTGTACTGGAAGAGCGAGCGCATGGCGCGCAACGCCTGA
- a CDS encoding Uma2 family endonuclease — translation MRVHVEAANAYFYPDVMVTCSPHDLESPTFKAEPKLIVEVLSPSTAGFDRGLKFTHYRSLASLQEYVLIDLDTRFTDRHRKSPNGLWVLHPFAKGETIVLASVGLELTAAQLFAKVPEASAA, via the coding sequence ATGCGCGTGCATGTGGAGGCTGCCAACGCCTACTTTTACCCCGACGTGATGGTGACCTGCAGCCCGCACGATCTGGAAAGCCCCACCTTCAAAGCCGAGCCCAAGCTGATTGTCGAAGTGCTATCGCCCAGCACCGCCGGGTTCGACCGGGGGTTGAAGTTCACCCATTACCGCAGTCTGGCCAGCTTGCAGGAATACGTGCTGATCGACCTGGATACGCGCTTTACCGACCGCCACCGGAAAAGCCCCAACGGCTTGTGGGTGCTGCACCCGTTCGCCAAAGGCGAAACCATCGTGCTGGCCAGTGTGGGGCTGGAACTGACCGCCGCGCAATTGTTTGCCAAAGTGCCCGAGGCCTCTGCCGCTTAG
- a CDS encoding LysR family transcriptional regulator, giving the protein MQVTKNRAVLGQLTDMDIRLLRVFKSVVECGGMAAAELELNIGTSTVSRHVKDLETRLGLTLCRRGRSGFALTPEGQQIYTETLRLLAGAEAFRASVDALHQRMGGEIHLAVFDQTASNPQARISAAIAQFAAQAPDVRLCLHVAPIQTIERGVIDGQFQVGVIPGHRSSDSLVYDDLFGETMLLYGGAQHAAHSAAPLDWDGLRRYPFAGLGYHSPNMEITQRVRLPRTATGFDQESIATLILSGHYLGFLPDHYAERFVHKGQMQAVQPDLFRYDCRFLGIVRRSPEPSRATKALQACLREAHAA; this is encoded by the coding sequence ATGCAAGTAACCAAGAACCGGGCGGTGCTGGGGCAACTCACCGACATGGACATCCGCCTGCTGCGGGTGTTCAAGAGCGTGGTCGAGTGCGGGGGCATGGCGGCGGCCGAGCTGGAGCTGAACATCGGCACCTCCACCGTGAGCCGCCACGTCAAGGACCTGGAAACCCGCCTGGGCCTGACCCTGTGCCGCCGGGGCCGCAGCGGCTTTGCCCTCACGCCAGAGGGCCAGCAGATCTACACCGAGACGCTGCGCCTGCTGGCCGGGGCCGAGGCGTTTCGCGCCAGCGTGGACGCGCTGCACCAGCGCATGGGCGGCGAGATCCACCTGGCGGTGTTCGACCAGACCGCCAGCAACCCGCAGGCCCGCATCAGCGCCGCCATCGCCCAGTTTGCCGCGCAGGCCCCGGATGTGCGCCTGTGCCTGCACGTGGCCCCCATCCAGACCATCGAGCGCGGCGTCATCGACGGGCAGTTCCAGGTAGGCGTGATTCCCGGCCACCGCAGCTCCGACAGCCTGGTCTACGACGACCTGTTTGGCGAAACCATGCTGCTCTACGGCGGTGCCCAGCACGCCGCACACAGTGCCGCGCCGCTGGACTGGGACGGCCTGCGCCGCTACCCGTTTGCCGGGCTGGGCTACCACTCGCCCAACATGGAGATCACCCAGCGCGTGCGCCTGCCCCGCACCGCCACCGGCTTCGACCAGGAGTCGATCGCCACGCTGATCCTGTCGGGCCACTACCTGGGTTTTCTGCCCGACCACTACGCGGAACGGTTTGTGCACAAGGGGCAGATGCAGGCGGTGCAGCCGGACCTGTTTCGCTACGACTGCCGGTTTCTGGGCATCGTGCGCCGCAGCCCCGAGCCGTCACGGGCGACGAAGGCGCTGCAGGCGTGTTTGCGGGAGGCGCATGCCGCCTAA